The following coding sequences are from one Rathayibacter sp. VKM Ac-2760 window:
- the lysA gene encoding diaminopimelate decarboxylase, giving the protein MEHDDASVGAPRHPLAPEWLQCPDDANALASGVWSSGAARSAEGVLEVAGVAATELAARFGTPLYVVDEDDARGRAAATLRAFERELGAIGTGVTVYYAGKAFLSTEVARWMRAEGLNIDVCSGGELAVALAAGVEPGHLGLHGNNKSLAEIDRAVEAGVGAIVLDSVLEIERVAAAAERHGRVQPVRLRVNSGVHAHTHSFLATAHEDQKFGITLEDCPAAVARIRSHASLDFLGLHCHIGSQIFGSAGFAESASRLLAVHAGLLADGPVPQLNLGGGFGIAYTSVDDPTPIEEIAAAIARIVGEQCAQHGIPVPHIAIEPGRSLIGPAGLTLYEVGTIKDVAVGADGVRRYVSVDGGMSDNARPALYGADYTARIANRTSAAEPALVRVAGKHCESGDIVVHDDFLPSDVQPGDLLAVAATGAYCWSLSSNYNYLGRPTVVAVRDGLARVIVRGETEDDLLRRDAGIERKAILR; this is encoded by the coding sequence GTGGAACACGACGACGCATCCGTCGGCGCCCCCCGTCATCCCCTCGCTCCCGAGTGGCTCCAGTGTCCCGACGACGCGAACGCGCTGGCGTCCGGCGTCTGGTCGTCCGGCGCGGCGCGCTCGGCCGAGGGCGTGCTCGAGGTCGCCGGAGTCGCGGCGACCGAGCTCGCCGCCCGCTTCGGCACTCCGCTCTACGTCGTCGACGAGGACGACGCGCGCGGCCGGGCCGCCGCGACGCTGCGGGCCTTCGAGCGCGAGCTCGGGGCCATCGGCACGGGCGTCACCGTCTACTACGCGGGCAAGGCGTTCCTCTCCACCGAGGTCGCGCGCTGGATGCGGGCCGAGGGGCTGAACATCGACGTCTGCAGCGGGGGAGAGCTCGCGGTCGCGCTCGCGGCCGGCGTCGAGCCGGGCCACCTGGGCCTGCACGGCAACAACAAGTCGCTCGCCGAGATCGACCGGGCGGTCGAGGCCGGCGTCGGCGCGATCGTCCTGGACAGCGTGCTCGAGATCGAGCGCGTCGCCGCCGCGGCCGAGCGCCACGGCCGCGTCCAGCCGGTGCGGCTCCGGGTGAACAGCGGTGTGCACGCGCACACCCACAGCTTCCTCGCCACCGCGCACGAGGACCAGAAGTTCGGCATCACGCTGGAGGACTGCCCGGCCGCGGTCGCGCGGATCCGCTCGCACGCGAGTCTGGACTTCCTCGGCCTGCACTGCCACATCGGCTCGCAGATCTTCGGCTCGGCCGGCTTCGCGGAGTCCGCCTCGCGGCTGCTCGCGGTGCACGCCGGACTCCTCGCGGACGGGCCGGTGCCGCAGCTGAACCTCGGCGGCGGCTTCGGCATCGCGTACACGAGCGTCGACGACCCGACGCCGATCGAGGAGATCGCGGCCGCCATCGCCCGGATCGTCGGCGAGCAGTGCGCGCAGCACGGCATCCCCGTGCCGCACATCGCGATCGAGCCCGGCCGCTCGCTGATCGGCCCGGCCGGCCTGACCCTGTACGAGGTCGGCACGATCAAGGACGTGGCCGTCGGCGCGGACGGGGTCCGCCGCTACGTCAGCGTCGACGGCGGGATGAGCGACAACGCCCGGCCCGCGCTCTACGGCGCCGACTACACCGCGCGGATCGCGAACCGCACCTCCGCCGCCGAGCCGGCGCTCGTCCGCGTGGCCGGCAAGCACTGCGAGTCGGGCGACATCGTCGTGCACGACGACTTCCTGCCGTCCGACGTGCAGCCGGGCGACCTGCTCGCCGTCGCGGCGACCGGCGCCTACTGCTGGTCGCTCTCGAGCAACTACAACTACCTCGGCCGTCCCACCGTCGTCGCCGTGCGCGACGGACTCGCGCGCGTCATCGTGCGCGGCGAGACCGAGGACGACCTCCTCCGCCGCGATGCCGGCATCGAACGAAAGGCCATCCTCCGATGA
- a CDS encoding DUF2993 domain-containing protein yields MTAAEAPRRHRGRRIAIVVVVLVVLLAAAAVVGDVLARRAVADTAASSIREALSLPADHPVDVEVAGWAVLPQLIGGTLDRLDIRSEDVAFGDLNGDVDATLEGVPASGSGAIGSGRATVALDPASVSTLVAARSELPIDGVTLDPPLVRLNTSVEVLGLTLAAGVGIELGAADGAIELTPSEVTAGGTTISAADVEDRFGAVAEGLLAARSVCIADAVPQGLSLTDVEVTADSLDASFDLSPTFLSDPAQQETGVCA; encoded by the coding sequence GTGACCGCCGCCGAGGCGCCGCGCCGCCACCGGGGCCGCCGGATCGCGATCGTCGTCGTGGTCCTCGTCGTGCTGCTGGCCGCGGCCGCCGTCGTCGGCGACGTGCTCGCCCGGCGCGCCGTCGCCGACACCGCGGCGTCGAGCATCCGCGAGGCGCTCTCGCTGCCGGCCGATCATCCGGTCGACGTCGAGGTGGCGGGCTGGGCCGTGCTGCCGCAGCTGATCGGCGGCACTCTCGACCGCCTCGACATCCGCAGTGAGGACGTCGCGTTCGGCGACCTGAACGGCGACGTCGACGCGACCCTCGAGGGCGTGCCGGCGAGCGGCAGCGGAGCGATCGGCTCGGGCCGCGCGACCGTCGCGCTCGATCCCGCCTCGGTGAGCACCCTCGTCGCCGCGCGCAGCGAGCTGCCGATCGACGGCGTGACCCTCGACCCGCCGCTCGTCCGGCTGAACACCTCGGTCGAGGTGCTCGGGCTCACGCTCGCCGCGGGCGTCGGCATCGAGCTCGGCGCGGCCGACGGCGCGATCGAGCTGACGCCGTCCGAGGTGACGGCGGGCGGCACCACGATCAGCGCCGCCGATGTCGAGGACCGCTTCGGAGCGGTCGCCGAGGGGCTGCTCGCGGCGCGGTCCGTCTGCATCGCCGACGCGGTGCCGCAGGGGCTCTCGCTCACCGACGTCGAGGTGACCGCCGACTCGCTGGACGCCTCCTTCGACCTTTCTCCGACGTTCCTCAGCGACCCGGCGCAGCAGGAGACCGGCGTCTGCGCCTGA
- the argS gene encoding arginine--tRNA ligase has product MTPEQLAASLHALVLDAVQRRGSAAEVALGDVVLERPKNRDHGDWASNIAMKLAKKVGANPRELATELAEGLGAVDGVASVEVAGPGFLNVRLEAAAAGALAGVIVDAGEAYGTGSLYSGVRMNLEFVSANPTGPIHIGGVRWAAVGDSLARVLIAQGAEVTREYYFNDHGAQIDRFTRSVLAAYRGEPTPEDGYGGDYIADIADRVVAAYPGDLSVLPEAELAETFRSIGIDLMFGEIKQSLHEFGVDFDVYFHENSLHESHAVERAIERLRDLGHIYEADGATWLRTTDFGDDRDRVIVKSDGEAAYIAGDLAYYLDKRERGFDRAIIMLGADHHGYIGRMMAMCAAFGDTPGVNLEILIGQLVNLIRDGQAVRMSKRAGTVVSMEDLVEAVGVDAARYSLVRSSADSTLDIDLDLLTKRSNDNPVYYVQYAHARTRQVAAKAEASGVGREPFAPETLVHPTESALLGGLQEFPRMVALAAELREPHRVARYLEEIAGLYHRWYDNCRVVPQGEDPIEAVHSTRLRLNEATAQVLRNGLSMLGVTAPDRM; this is encoded by the coding sequence GTGACTCCCGAACAGCTCGCCGCCTCCCTGCACGCCCTCGTCCTCGACGCCGTGCAGCGACGCGGGAGCGCGGCCGAGGTCGCGCTCGGCGACGTCGTGCTCGAGCGGCCGAAGAACCGCGACCACGGCGACTGGGCCTCGAACATCGCGATGAAGCTCGCCAAGAAGGTCGGCGCGAACCCGCGCGAGCTCGCGACCGAGCTCGCCGAGGGGCTCGGCGCGGTCGACGGCGTCGCCTCGGTCGAGGTCGCCGGCCCCGGCTTCCTCAACGTGCGTCTCGAGGCCGCGGCCGCGGGGGCGCTCGCCGGAGTGATCGTCGACGCGGGCGAGGCCTACGGCACCGGCTCCCTCTACTCCGGCGTGCGGATGAACCTCGAGTTCGTCTCCGCGAACCCTACCGGCCCCATCCACATCGGCGGGGTCCGCTGGGCGGCCGTCGGCGACAGCCTGGCCCGCGTGCTGATCGCGCAGGGCGCCGAGGTGACCCGCGAGTACTACTTCAACGACCACGGCGCGCAGATCGACCGCTTCACCCGCAGCGTCCTCGCCGCCTACCGGGGCGAGCCGACGCCGGAGGACGGCTACGGTGGCGACTACATCGCCGACATCGCCGACCGCGTGGTCGCGGCCTACCCGGGCGACCTCTCGGTCCTTCCCGAGGCCGAGCTGGCCGAGACCTTCCGCTCGATCGGCATCGACCTGATGTTCGGCGAGATCAAGCAGAGCCTGCACGAGTTCGGCGTCGACTTCGACGTCTACTTCCACGAGAACTCGCTGCACGAGTCGCACGCCGTCGAGCGGGCGATCGAGCGCCTGCGCGACCTCGGCCACATCTACGAGGCGGACGGAGCGACGTGGCTGCGCACCACGGACTTCGGCGACGACCGCGACCGCGTCATCGTCAAGAGCGACGGCGAGGCGGCCTACATCGCGGGCGACCTCGCCTACTACCTCGACAAGCGCGAGCGCGGCTTCGACCGCGCGATCATCATGCTCGGCGCCGACCACCACGGCTACATCGGCCGGATGATGGCGATGTGCGCGGCCTTCGGCGACACCCCGGGCGTCAACCTCGAGATCCTGATCGGCCAGCTGGTCAACCTGATCCGCGACGGCCAGGCCGTGCGGATGTCCAAGCGAGCCGGCACCGTCGTGTCGATGGAGGACCTGGTCGAGGCCGTCGGCGTCGACGCCGCCCGCTACTCGCTGGTGCGCTCCTCCGCCGACTCGACCCTCGACATCGACCTCGATCTGCTGACCAAGCGCAGCAACGACAACCCCGTCTACTACGTGCAGTACGCGCACGCCCGCACCCGCCAGGTGGCGGCGAAGGCCGAGGCGTCCGGCGTGGGGCGCGAGCCGTTCGCCCCCGAGACGCTCGTGCACCCGACCGAGTCGGCGCTGCTCGGCGGGCTGCAGGAGTTCCCGCGGATGGTGGCGCTCGCCGCGGAGCTGCGCGAGCCGCACCGGGTGGCGCGCTACCTCGAGGAGATCGCCGGGCTCTACCACCGCTGGTACGACAACTGCCGCGTGGTCCCGCAGGGCGAGGACCCGATCGAGGCCGTGCACTCCACGCGGCTGCGCCTCAACGAGGCGACCGCGCAGGTGCTCCGCAACGGGCTCTCGATGCTCGGCGTGACCGCCCCGGACCGGATGTGA
- a CDS encoding transglutaminase family protein: MLRTVSASLGLRLNGPTDLIFLVAATRTGDGFEDSFTAVLDGEPVPVREFPARHGARVHRVAATAGALQVEYRGRVEGRGAPDEPSELELVEYLRPSRYAEADALGGIARREFGRAKGLEALTAVEEWVHGHLSYVYGSTVGTGGAAQVIQSGQGVCRDFAHTVAALLRALDIPARVTAVYAPGLEPRDFHAVSEAWVDGAWHVVDATRLAPRPSMLRISSGRDTADTAFLSSYLTDLRLETMSVEASSDVVVEDDHVSPVRLG; encoded by the coding sequence ATGCTGCGCACCGTGTCCGCCTCGCTGGGTCTGCGACTGAACGGGCCGACCGACCTCATCTTCCTGGTCGCGGCGACGCGCACGGGGGACGGGTTCGAGGACTCCTTCACGGCCGTGCTCGACGGCGAGCCGGTGCCGGTGCGCGAGTTCCCCGCGCGGCACGGCGCCCGGGTGCACCGGGTGGCGGCGACCGCCGGTGCGCTGCAGGTGGAGTACCGCGGCCGGGTCGAGGGTCGAGGGGCGCCGGACGAGCCGAGCGAGCTGGAGCTCGTCGAGTACCTGCGGCCGAGCCGCTACGCCGAGGCGGACGCGCTCGGCGGCATCGCCCGGCGCGAGTTCGGGCGGGCGAAGGGCCTCGAGGCGCTCACCGCGGTGGAGGAGTGGGTGCACGGTCACCTCTCCTACGTCTACGGCTCCACCGTCGGCACCGGCGGCGCGGCGCAGGTGATCCAGAGCGGCCAGGGGGTGTGCCGCGACTTCGCGCACACCGTCGCGGCGCTGCTGCGTGCACTCGACATCCCGGCGCGGGTCACGGCGGTCTACGCGCCCGGCCTCGAGCCGCGCGACTTCCACGCGGTGTCCGAGGCGTGGGTGGACGGAGCGTGGCACGTGGTCGACGCGACGCGGCTCGCTCCTCGGCCGTCGATGCTGCGGATCTCGTCGGGGCGGGACACCGCCGACACGGCGTTCCTCAGCAGCTACCTGACCGACCTGCGGCTCGAGACGATGAGCGTCGAGGCGAGCAGCGACGTGGTCGTCGAGGACGACCACGTGTCTCCGGTGCGCCTGGGCTGA
- a CDS encoding SGNH/GDSL hydrolase family protein — translation MGRFRALSHYWGSKAVRIAAVVVALAVAATAVVVLLPDERSAVEIPADATFSPTTPPPAAAPPDPIALPAQPRVLVFGDSYTAGFGATDPETDGFARVLPRYLPGWDLAVEGVGSTGYLKAGNDGQGTFLQRIERLSYGDEFQLVVLQGGSNDQNVENAGLAEAVDATVTALRSRFPSAQLVMLGPVSVSTNSNANKRYVNAVLQEYARENSIQFISPLFERWFPTESQDEWVNIDVGHPNTAGYDHMAQELATDLTAIVVPR, via the coding sequence GTGGGCCGGTTCCGAGCGCTGTCGCACTACTGGGGGAGCAAGGCGGTGCGGATCGCGGCCGTCGTCGTGGCGCTCGCCGTCGCCGCGACCGCGGTCGTCGTCCTCCTGCCCGACGAGCGGAGCGCGGTGGAGATCCCCGCCGACGCCACCTTCTCGCCGACCACGCCACCACCGGCGGCCGCGCCGCCGGACCCGATCGCGCTGCCCGCCCAGCCCCGCGTGCTCGTCTTCGGCGACTCCTACACCGCGGGCTTCGGCGCCACCGACCCGGAGACGGACGGCTTCGCACGCGTGCTGCCCCGCTACCTGCCGGGCTGGGACCTGGCGGTCGAGGGGGTCGGCTCGACCGGCTACCTCAAGGCGGGCAACGACGGGCAGGGCACCTTCCTGCAGCGCATCGAGCGGCTGAGCTACGGCGACGAGTTCCAGCTCGTCGTCCTGCAGGGCGGCTCGAACGACCAGAACGTGGAGAACGCGGGCCTCGCCGAGGCGGTCGACGCGACGGTGACCGCGCTGCGGAGCCGCTTCCCCTCGGCGCAGCTGGTGATGCTCGGTCCGGTCTCGGTGTCGACGAACTCGAACGCGAACAAGCGCTACGTCAACGCGGTCCTGCAGGAGTACGCGCGGGAGAACAGCATTCAGTTCATCAGCCCGCTCTTCGAGCGCTGGTTCCCGACCGAGTCGCAGGACGAGTGGGTGAACATCGACGTCGGCCACCCGAACACGGCCGGCTACGACCACATGGCGCAGGAGCTGGCGACCGACCTGACCGCGATCGTCGTCCCGCGCTGA
- a CDS encoding response regulator transcription factor, with protein MKILVVEDDPAMGEALVGGLEDAGYDAVLTTNGIDALVAFSNAEFSAAIVDVMLPAMSGFEICRRIRELGRSTPILLLTARDSVEDRVFGLDAGADDYLTKPFAFTELNARLRALLRRSPSLMSTSIEVGRITVDGSSIRRTADNTRIHVSPKELELLKLLISPVGSVVTRQRILSEIWGGGEIVDNNIVDQYVSYLRKKLPTDDTGVSIVTVRGKGYFLRPVE; from the coding sequence GTGAAGATCCTTGTCGTCGAAGACGATCCAGCCATGGGCGAAGCGCTCGTGGGCGGCCTTGAAGACGCCGGCTACGACGCCGTGCTCACGACGAACGGCATCGATGCGCTCGTCGCGTTCAGCAACGCCGAGTTCTCGGCGGCGATCGTCGACGTGATGCTCCCGGCGATGTCGGGCTTCGAGATCTGCCGGCGCATCCGCGAGCTCGGCCGGTCCACGCCGATCCTGCTGCTCACCGCGCGCGACTCGGTCGAGGACCGCGTCTTCGGGCTCGACGCCGGCGCCGACGACTACCTCACCAAGCCGTTCGCCTTCACCGAGCTCAACGCCCGGCTGCGCGCGCTGCTGCGCCGCAGCCCGTCGCTGATGTCGACGTCCATCGAGGTCGGCCGCATCACGGTCGACGGCTCGAGCATCCGGCGGACCGCCGACAACACGCGCATCCACGTCAGCCCGAAGGAGCTGGAGCTGCTGAAGCTGCTGATCTCGCCGGTCGGCTCGGTGGTCACCCGCCAGCGCATCCTCTCCGAGATCTGGGGCGGCGGCGAGATCGTCGACAACAACATCGTCGACCAGTACGTCAGCTACCTCCGCAAGAAGCTGCCCACCGACGACACCGGCGTCAGCATCGTGACCGTGCGCGGCAAGGGCTACTTCCTCCGCCCGGTCGAGTAG
- a CDS encoding HAMP domain-containing sensor histidine kinase, translating into MAAPGPVAAARAATRRSGALSIRARITIGSVAVATVLFALAAMLFYQVVTGIVERSERTILVSIEDEIRRDIAAGDVPRVQDSSTGQLYLALTPDGTVDATTMPTDVTRAVRAELRESAADAVPRYTEVETATTRYLVRIIAVESDDGTWSVATARDQAASQLVLDDFAHVLVYAAIFLVVTFGLASWILTGAALAPVRRMRARADQIAADPGAGDQLPVVGTRDEIDELAQTLNAFLTKQSASLAREKQMVSDASHELRTPLAALSAQLEIAHHRVEDPVAVDRVIVDAQKSVDRLVRLASALLDISRIESRSARPTSPFAELVDELVGAVDRTRLLAAESGVEIDYEIDEREPARLYAVAAQDFGRVIDNLVRNAIQAIGRGGEIVASLAQKDGRLLLTVSDDGPGMPADFIPVAFDRFSRPDDSRTVASGGSGLGLALVHTTVLSGGGTVALSNRDPRGLAVDIVLPPVGSAPR; encoded by the coding sequence ATGGCTGCCCCCGGCCCGGTCGCCGCCGCGAGAGCCGCCACCCGGCGCTCCGGTGCGCTGTCGATCCGTGCCCGGATCACGATCGGCTCCGTCGCCGTCGCGACCGTGCTGTTCGCCCTCGCGGCGATGCTCTTCTACCAGGTCGTCACCGGCATCGTGGAGCGCAGCGAGCGGACGATCCTCGTCTCGATCGAGGACGAGATCCGCCGCGACATCGCCGCCGGCGACGTGCCGCGGGTGCAGGATTCGTCGACGGGGCAGCTCTACCTCGCGCTCACCCCGGACGGGACCGTCGACGCGACCACGATGCCGACCGACGTCACCCGCGCCGTGCGGGCGGAGCTGCGCGAGAGCGCCGCCGACGCCGTGCCGCGCTACACCGAGGTCGAGACCGCGACCACGCGCTACCTGGTGCGCATCATCGCCGTCGAGAGCGACGACGGCACCTGGAGCGTCGCCACCGCGCGCGACCAGGCCGCCTCGCAGCTGGTGCTCGACGACTTCGCCCACGTGCTCGTCTACGCCGCGATCTTCCTCGTCGTCACCTTCGGGCTCGCCTCCTGGATCCTCACCGGGGCGGCGCTCGCGCCGGTGCGGCGGATGCGCGCCCGCGCGGACCAGATCGCCGCCGACCCGGGAGCGGGCGATCAGCTGCCGGTCGTCGGCACCCGCGACGAGATCGACGAGCTCGCGCAGACGCTCAACGCCTTCCTGACGAAGCAGTCGGCCTCCCTCGCCCGCGAGAAGCAGATGGTGTCGGATGCGAGCCACGAGCTGCGCACGCCGCTCGCCGCGCTCTCGGCGCAGCTCGAGATCGCCCATCACCGCGTCGAGGATCCGGTGGCCGTCGACCGGGTCATCGTCGACGCGCAGAAGAGCGTCGACCGCCTGGTCCGCCTCGCCTCCGCGCTGCTCGACATCTCGAGGATCGAGAGCCGCTCGGCGCGGCCGACGTCTCCCTTCGCCGAGCTCGTCGACGAGCTGGTCGGCGCGGTCGACCGCACCCGGCTGCTCGCGGCCGAGTCGGGTGTCGAGATCGACTACGAGATCGACGAGCGCGAGCCGGCGCGGCTCTACGCCGTCGCCGCTCAGGACTTCGGCCGCGTGATCGACAACCTCGTCCGCAACGCGATCCAGGCGATCGGGCGGGGCGGCGAGATCGTCGCGTCGCTCGCGCAGAAGGACGGCCGGCTGCTGCTCACCGTCTCGGACGACGGACCGGGCATGCCCGCCGACTTCATCCCCGTGGCCTTCGACCGGTTCTCGCGCCCCGACGACTCGCGCACGGTCGCGTCCGGCGGCAGCGGCCTCGGGCTCGCCCTCGTGCACACCACCGTGCTCTCGGGCGGCGGCACC